Proteins encoded by one window of Cloeon dipterum chromosome 4, ieCloDipt1.1, whole genome shotgun sequence:
- the Cip4 gene encoding cdc42-interacting protein 4 homolog isoform X1, with protein sequence MSTTEDIPYWLYSLRKPCDQHENLALHTHKGIEFLEKYGGFVRERCAIEAEYAAKLRRLVKNYQPKKKDEEDYQYSACQAFKTMMNEVGDLAGQHEVVAEDLTSTVLQELQLLVRNLKDDRKKHMAEEAKLRSSLQTQLAALDRTKKAYEKAFKETEKALDEYQKADADLNLSRAVVEKARLNMVSKNQQCEEAKKDYANQLEKTNELQHQHYAALIPDVLRQLQELDERRVRSIKGFIIKSVEVERKTFPIMDKCLEGIVRAANNINEKEDTRLVIERYKSGFNPPEDFLFEDLQRGADEHSNSMISNHSNSLPSMSRVDTIKGTISAGKNKKRVGLFTSLFGNNKRLIHVCTHFKSNYSNSESKEDYTDLPPVQRRKKLQQKLDEIAVQINKETQTRDGLMKMKSVYEANSALGDPMSIEGQLNDSGHRLDKLRQEQLKFIAWLEESDGKGQLHNPVSSTTSSPSSQRSNSVHRNLLNGNSNGKQRHSSSDESVSPSASSDGSRHKQPPNTLALGTSHSPESGLGSRTSLPDSDRGDELGGAEGVDDDPDFADGPLTPLGTCKALYAFEASSEGSIPMFDGEELLLLELDQGDGWTRVRRMTDLEEGFVPTSYIECSLYSAC encoded by the exons ATGTCGACCACCGAGGACATTCCTTATTGGCTCTATTCGCTGCGCAAACCTTGT GATCAGCATGAAAATCTCGCGCTGCACACACACAAGGGAATCGAGTTCCTCGAGAAGTACGGCGGCTTCGTCCGAGAACGATGTGCCATTGAGGCTGAATATGCCGCAAAACTCAGGAGGCTcgtcaaaaattatcaaccaAAAAAGAAGGATGAGGAAGATTACCA GTACAGTGCATGTCAAGCGTTCAAGACGATGATGAACGAAGTGGGTGACCTTGCGGGCCAACATGAGGTCGTAGCCGAAGACCTGACGAGCACCGTCTTACAGGAGCTCCAACTTCTGGTGCGCAACCTCAAGGATGACCGCAAAAAG caCATGGCTGAAGAGGCCAAGCTGCGATCCTCCCTTCAAACACAGCTGGCCGCGCTGGACAGGACCAAGAAGGCGTACGAAAAGGCGTTCAAGGAGACGGAGAAGGCACTAGATGAGTATCAAAAAGCGGACGCTGACTTGAACCTTTCACGCGCCGTGGTCGAAAAAGCCAGACTCAACATGGTTTCAAAGAATCAACAGTGCGAGGAGGCCAAGAAGGACTACGCAAACCAACTCGAGAAGACAAACGAGCTCCAG cacCAACACTATGCAGCCCTTATACCAGACGTGCTTAGGCAATTGCAAGAATTGGATGAGCGACGGGTGCGGTCCATCAAAGGATTCATAATCAAGTCTGTGGAAGTCGAAAGGAAGACTTTCCCCATCATGGACAAGTGTCTGGAAGGCATTGTCAGGGCTGCAAACAACATCAATGAAAAAGAG GACACACGGCTAGTGATAGAGAGGTACAAGTCTGGATTCAACCCACCTGAGGATTTCCTGTTTGAGGACCTGCAGCGAGGCGCAGACGAGCATAGCAACTCAATGATTTCCAACCACAGCAACTCATTGCCGTCCATGTCTAGAGTGGACACAATCAAGGGCACCATCTCCGCaggcaaaaacaaaaagcgagTTGGCCTGTTCACTAGCCTCTTTGGCAACAACAAG AGATTAATTCATGTTTGCACTCATTTCAAG TCAAATTACTCTAATTCGGAATCAAAGGAAGATTACACTGACCTGCCACCAGTTCAGAGGAGGAAAAAGCTGCAACAGAAGCTGGATGAAATTGCTGTACAAATCAACAAA GAAACACAAACCAGAGATGGGCTCATGAAAATGAAGAGCGTTTATGAGGCCAACTCAGCTTTGGGAGATCCAATGTCCATCGAGGGCCAATTAAATGACTCGGGGCACCGATTAGACAAGTTGCGGCAAGAGCAGCTGAAGTTCATCGCTTGGCTGGAGGAGTCTGATGGGAAAGGCCAATTG CATAATCCTGTGTCGTCTACTACTTCGTCGCCAAGCAGTCAAAGGTCAAACAGCGTGCACAGAAATTTGCTGAATGGAAATTCAAACGGCAAGCAGAGGCACAGTTCCTCTGATGAAAGCGTCAGTCCAAGCGCCAGTTCTGACGGAAGCAGGCACAAACAGCCCCCTAACACTTTAGCCTTAGG GACCTCCCACAGTCCTGAGAGCGGTCTCGGCTCTCGCACTAGTTTGCCAGACTCTGACAGGGGAGATGAACTTGGAGGCGCAGAAGGCGTTGACGATGATCCTGACTTTGCTGATGGACCCCTCACACCTCTTGGCACATGCAAAGCGCTCTATGCCTTCGAAG
- the Cip4 gene encoding cdc42-interacting protein 4 homolog isoform X5, whose translation MSTTEDIPYWLYSLRKPCDQHENLALHTHKGIEFLEKYGGFVRERCAIEAEYAAKLRRLVKNYQPKKKDEEDYQYSACQAFKTMMNEVGDLAGQHEVVAEDLTSTVLQELQLLVRNLKDDRKKHMAEEAKLRSSLQTQLAALDRTKKAYEKAFKETEKALDEYQKADADLNLSRAVVEKARLNMVSKNQQCEEAKKDYANQLEKTNELQHQHYAALIPDVLRQLQELDERRVRSIKGFIIKSVEVERKTFPIMDKCLEGIVRAANNINEKEDTRLVIERYKSGFNPPEDFLFEDLQRGADEHSNSMISNHSNSLPSMSRVDTIKGTISAGKNKKRVGLFTSLFGNNKSNYSNSESKEDYTDLPPVQRRKKLQQKLDEIAVQINKETQTRDGLMKMKSVYEANSALGDPMSIEGQLNDSGHRLDKLRQEQLKFIAWLEESDGKGQLHNPVSSTTSSPSSQRSNSVHRNLLNGNSNGKQRHSSSDESVSPSASSDGSRHKQPPNTLALGTSHSPESGLGSRTSLPDSDRGDELGGAEGVDDDPDFADGPLTPLGTCKALYAFEASSEGSIPMFDGEELLLLELDQGDGWTRVRRMTDLEEGFVPTSYIECSLYSAC comes from the exons ATGTCGACCACCGAGGACATTCCTTATTGGCTCTATTCGCTGCGCAAACCTTGT GATCAGCATGAAAATCTCGCGCTGCACACACACAAGGGAATCGAGTTCCTCGAGAAGTACGGCGGCTTCGTCCGAGAACGATGTGCCATTGAGGCTGAATATGCCGCAAAACTCAGGAGGCTcgtcaaaaattatcaaccaAAAAAGAAGGATGAGGAAGATTACCA GTACAGTGCATGTCAAGCGTTCAAGACGATGATGAACGAAGTGGGTGACCTTGCGGGCCAACATGAGGTCGTAGCCGAAGACCTGACGAGCACCGTCTTACAGGAGCTCCAACTTCTGGTGCGCAACCTCAAGGATGACCGCAAAAAG caCATGGCTGAAGAGGCCAAGCTGCGATCCTCCCTTCAAACACAGCTGGCCGCGCTGGACAGGACCAAGAAGGCGTACGAAAAGGCGTTCAAGGAGACGGAGAAGGCACTAGATGAGTATCAAAAAGCGGACGCTGACTTGAACCTTTCACGCGCCGTGGTCGAAAAAGCCAGACTCAACATGGTTTCAAAGAATCAACAGTGCGAGGAGGCCAAGAAGGACTACGCAAACCAACTCGAGAAGACAAACGAGCTCCAG cacCAACACTATGCAGCCCTTATACCAGACGTGCTTAGGCAATTGCAAGAATTGGATGAGCGACGGGTGCGGTCCATCAAAGGATTCATAATCAAGTCTGTGGAAGTCGAAAGGAAGACTTTCCCCATCATGGACAAGTGTCTGGAAGGCATTGTCAGGGCTGCAAACAACATCAATGAAAAAGAG GACACACGGCTAGTGATAGAGAGGTACAAGTCTGGATTCAACCCACCTGAGGATTTCCTGTTTGAGGACCTGCAGCGAGGCGCAGACGAGCATAGCAACTCAATGATTTCCAACCACAGCAACTCATTGCCGTCCATGTCTAGAGTGGACACAATCAAGGGCACCATCTCCGCaggcaaaaacaaaaagcgagTTGGCCTGTTCACTAGCCTCTTTGGCAACAACAAG TCAAATTACTCTAATTCGGAATCAAAGGAAGATTACACTGACCTGCCACCAGTTCAGAGGAGGAAAAAGCTGCAACAGAAGCTGGATGAAATTGCTGTACAAATCAACAAA GAAACACAAACCAGAGATGGGCTCATGAAAATGAAGAGCGTTTATGAGGCCAACTCAGCTTTGGGAGATCCAATGTCCATCGAGGGCCAATTAAATGACTCGGGGCACCGATTAGACAAGTTGCGGCAAGAGCAGCTGAAGTTCATCGCTTGGCTGGAGGAGTCTGATGGGAAAGGCCAATTG CATAATCCTGTGTCGTCTACTACTTCGTCGCCAAGCAGTCAAAGGTCAAACAGCGTGCACAGAAATTTGCTGAATGGAAATTCAAACGGCAAGCAGAGGCACAGTTCCTCTGATGAAAGCGTCAGTCCAAGCGCCAGTTCTGACGGAAGCAGGCACAAACAGCCCCCTAACACTTTAGCCTTAGG GACCTCCCACAGTCCTGAGAGCGGTCTCGGCTCTCGCACTAGTTTGCCAGACTCTGACAGGGGAGATGAACTTGGAGGCGCAGAAGGCGTTGACGATGATCCTGACTTTGCTGATGGACCCCTCACACCTCTTGGCACATGCAAAGCGCTCTATGCCTTCGAAG
- the Cip4 gene encoding cdc42-interacting protein 4 homolog isoform X2, whose product MSTTEDIPYWLYSLRKPCDQHENLALHTHKGIEFLEKYGGFVRERCAIEAEYAAKLRRLVKNYQPKKKDEEDYQYSACQAFKTMMNEVGDLAGQHEVVAEDLTSTVLQELQLLVRNLKDDRKKHMAEEAKLRSSLQTQLAALDRTKKAYEKAFKETEKALDEYQKADADLNLSRAVVEKARLNMVSKNQQCEEAKKDYANQLEKTNELQHQHYAALIPDVLRQLQELDERRVRSIKGFIIKSVEVERKTFPIMDKCLEGIVRAANNINEKEDTRLVIERYKSGFNPPEDFLFEDLQRGADEHSNSMISNHSNSLPSMSRVDTIKGTISAGKNKKRVGLFTSLFGNNKRLIHVCTHFKSNYSNSESKEDYTDLPPVQRRKKLQQKLDEIAVQINKETQTRDGLMKMKSVYEANSALGDPMSIEGQLNDSGHRLDKLRQEQLKFIAWLEESDGKGQLHNPVSSTTSSPSSQRSNSVHRNLLNGNSNGKQRHSSSDESVSPSASSDGSRHKQPPNTLALGPESGLGSRTSLPDSDRGDELGGAEGVDDDPDFADGPLTPLGTCKALYAFEASSEGSIPMFDGEELLLLELDQGDGWTRVRRMTDLEEGFVPTSYIECSLYSAC is encoded by the exons ATGTCGACCACCGAGGACATTCCTTATTGGCTCTATTCGCTGCGCAAACCTTGT GATCAGCATGAAAATCTCGCGCTGCACACACACAAGGGAATCGAGTTCCTCGAGAAGTACGGCGGCTTCGTCCGAGAACGATGTGCCATTGAGGCTGAATATGCCGCAAAACTCAGGAGGCTcgtcaaaaattatcaaccaAAAAAGAAGGATGAGGAAGATTACCA GTACAGTGCATGTCAAGCGTTCAAGACGATGATGAACGAAGTGGGTGACCTTGCGGGCCAACATGAGGTCGTAGCCGAAGACCTGACGAGCACCGTCTTACAGGAGCTCCAACTTCTGGTGCGCAACCTCAAGGATGACCGCAAAAAG caCATGGCTGAAGAGGCCAAGCTGCGATCCTCCCTTCAAACACAGCTGGCCGCGCTGGACAGGACCAAGAAGGCGTACGAAAAGGCGTTCAAGGAGACGGAGAAGGCACTAGATGAGTATCAAAAAGCGGACGCTGACTTGAACCTTTCACGCGCCGTGGTCGAAAAAGCCAGACTCAACATGGTTTCAAAGAATCAACAGTGCGAGGAGGCCAAGAAGGACTACGCAAACCAACTCGAGAAGACAAACGAGCTCCAG cacCAACACTATGCAGCCCTTATACCAGACGTGCTTAGGCAATTGCAAGAATTGGATGAGCGACGGGTGCGGTCCATCAAAGGATTCATAATCAAGTCTGTGGAAGTCGAAAGGAAGACTTTCCCCATCATGGACAAGTGTCTGGAAGGCATTGTCAGGGCTGCAAACAACATCAATGAAAAAGAG GACACACGGCTAGTGATAGAGAGGTACAAGTCTGGATTCAACCCACCTGAGGATTTCCTGTTTGAGGACCTGCAGCGAGGCGCAGACGAGCATAGCAACTCAATGATTTCCAACCACAGCAACTCATTGCCGTCCATGTCTAGAGTGGACACAATCAAGGGCACCATCTCCGCaggcaaaaacaaaaagcgagTTGGCCTGTTCACTAGCCTCTTTGGCAACAACAAG AGATTAATTCATGTTTGCACTCATTTCAAG TCAAATTACTCTAATTCGGAATCAAAGGAAGATTACACTGACCTGCCACCAGTTCAGAGGAGGAAAAAGCTGCAACAGAAGCTGGATGAAATTGCTGTACAAATCAACAAA GAAACACAAACCAGAGATGGGCTCATGAAAATGAAGAGCGTTTATGAGGCCAACTCAGCTTTGGGAGATCCAATGTCCATCGAGGGCCAATTAAATGACTCGGGGCACCGATTAGACAAGTTGCGGCAAGAGCAGCTGAAGTTCATCGCTTGGCTGGAGGAGTCTGATGGGAAAGGCCAATTG CATAATCCTGTGTCGTCTACTACTTCGTCGCCAAGCAGTCAAAGGTCAAACAGCGTGCACAGAAATTTGCTGAATGGAAATTCAAACGGCAAGCAGAGGCACAGTTCCTCTGATGAAAGCGTCAGTCCAAGCGCCAGTTCTGACGGAAGCAGGCACAAACAGCCCCCTAACACTTTAGCCTTAGG TCCTGAGAGCGGTCTCGGCTCTCGCACTAGTTTGCCAGACTCTGACAGGGGAGATGAACTTGGAGGCGCAGAAGGCGTTGACGATGATCCTGACTTTGCTGATGGACCCCTCACACCTCTTGGCACATGCAAAGCGCTCTATGCCTTCGAAG
- the Cip4 gene encoding cdc42-interacting protein 4 homolog isoform X6 — protein sequence MSTTEDIPYWLYSLRKPCDQHENLALHTHKGIEFLEKYGGFVRERCAIEAEYAAKLRRLVKNYQPKKKDEEDYQYSACQAFKTMMNEVGDLAGQHEVVAEDLTSTVLQELQLLVRNLKDDRKKHMAEEAKLRSSLQTQLAALDRTKKAYEKAFKETEKALDEYQKADADLNLSRAVVEKARLNMVSKNQQCEEAKKDYANQLEKTNELQHQHYAALIPDVLRQLQELDERRVRSIKGFIIKSVEVERKTFPIMDKCLEGIVRAANNINEKEDTRLVIERYKSGFNPPEDFLFEDLQRGADEHSNSMISNHSNSLPSMSRVDTIKGTISAGKNKKRVGLFTSLFGNNKEDYTDLPPVQRRKKLQQKLDEIAVQINKETQTRDGLMKMKSVYEANSALGDPMSIEGQLNDSGHRLDKLRQEQLKFIAWLEESDGKGQLHNPVSSTTSSPSSQRSNSVHRNLLNGNSNGKQRHSSSDESVSPSASSDGSRHKQPPNTLALGTSHSPESGLGSRTSLPDSDRGDELGGAEGVDDDPDFADGPLTPLGTCKALYAFEASSEGSIPMFDGEELLLLELDQGDGWTRVRRMTDLEEGFVPTSYIECSLYSAC from the exons ATGTCGACCACCGAGGACATTCCTTATTGGCTCTATTCGCTGCGCAAACCTTGT GATCAGCATGAAAATCTCGCGCTGCACACACACAAGGGAATCGAGTTCCTCGAGAAGTACGGCGGCTTCGTCCGAGAACGATGTGCCATTGAGGCTGAATATGCCGCAAAACTCAGGAGGCTcgtcaaaaattatcaaccaAAAAAGAAGGATGAGGAAGATTACCA GTACAGTGCATGTCAAGCGTTCAAGACGATGATGAACGAAGTGGGTGACCTTGCGGGCCAACATGAGGTCGTAGCCGAAGACCTGACGAGCACCGTCTTACAGGAGCTCCAACTTCTGGTGCGCAACCTCAAGGATGACCGCAAAAAG caCATGGCTGAAGAGGCCAAGCTGCGATCCTCCCTTCAAACACAGCTGGCCGCGCTGGACAGGACCAAGAAGGCGTACGAAAAGGCGTTCAAGGAGACGGAGAAGGCACTAGATGAGTATCAAAAAGCGGACGCTGACTTGAACCTTTCACGCGCCGTGGTCGAAAAAGCCAGACTCAACATGGTTTCAAAGAATCAACAGTGCGAGGAGGCCAAGAAGGACTACGCAAACCAACTCGAGAAGACAAACGAGCTCCAG cacCAACACTATGCAGCCCTTATACCAGACGTGCTTAGGCAATTGCAAGAATTGGATGAGCGACGGGTGCGGTCCATCAAAGGATTCATAATCAAGTCTGTGGAAGTCGAAAGGAAGACTTTCCCCATCATGGACAAGTGTCTGGAAGGCATTGTCAGGGCTGCAAACAACATCAATGAAAAAGAG GACACACGGCTAGTGATAGAGAGGTACAAGTCTGGATTCAACCCACCTGAGGATTTCCTGTTTGAGGACCTGCAGCGAGGCGCAGACGAGCATAGCAACTCAATGATTTCCAACCACAGCAACTCATTGCCGTCCATGTCTAGAGTGGACACAATCAAGGGCACCATCTCCGCaggcaaaaacaaaaagcgagTTGGCCTGTTCACTAGCCTCTTTGGCAACAACAAG GAAGATTACACTGACCTGCCACCAGTTCAGAGGAGGAAAAAGCTGCAACAGAAGCTGGATGAAATTGCTGTACAAATCAACAAA GAAACACAAACCAGAGATGGGCTCATGAAAATGAAGAGCGTTTATGAGGCCAACTCAGCTTTGGGAGATCCAATGTCCATCGAGGGCCAATTAAATGACTCGGGGCACCGATTAGACAAGTTGCGGCAAGAGCAGCTGAAGTTCATCGCTTGGCTGGAGGAGTCTGATGGGAAAGGCCAATTG CATAATCCTGTGTCGTCTACTACTTCGTCGCCAAGCAGTCAAAGGTCAAACAGCGTGCACAGAAATTTGCTGAATGGAAATTCAAACGGCAAGCAGAGGCACAGTTCCTCTGATGAAAGCGTCAGTCCAAGCGCCAGTTCTGACGGAAGCAGGCACAAACAGCCCCCTAACACTTTAGCCTTAGG GACCTCCCACAGTCCTGAGAGCGGTCTCGGCTCTCGCACTAGTTTGCCAGACTCTGACAGGGGAGATGAACTTGGAGGCGCAGAAGGCGTTGACGATGATCCTGACTTTGCTGATGGACCCCTCACACCTCTTGGCACATGCAAAGCGCTCTATGCCTTCGAAG